The nucleotide window GCACCGCGAGCCGCGCCGCCTCCTCGGCCGCCGAGCGGATGTCCGCGGCGGTACGGGCCGGGGTGCGGCACACGGCCGCGTACCGCGAGACGTGGTCCTTGACGGCGACCTTCAGCGCCCCGGGCGCGTAGCCGAGCGCGTCCTCGCAGGCCACGTCGTCCCCGGTGACCAGGACGACGGGGACCCCGTACTCGGCGACGACGCGTGCGTTGAGCAGTCCCTCGCTGGCCCGCACGCCGTCCACCCACACGCCGGTGATCGAGTTGGCGAGGTAGGTGTGGGCGAGGACGCCCTCCATGCCCGCTCCGGCGTGGTAGCCGACGAAGGCGATGCCGTCGACGTCCCCGTGCTGCACCCCCTCCACCATGGAGAGTGATTTGTGCCGCCCGGTCAGCATCTGGGCCCGTTCGTCCAGTTGCTCCAGGAG belongs to Streptomyces sp. V3I8 and includes:
- a CDS encoding M55 family metallopeptidase translates to MVKILISADMEGATGVTWPADVLPGTPQWERCRSMFTSDVNAAVRGFLDGGADEVLVNEAHWTMRNLLLEQLDERAQMLTGRHKSLSMVEGVQHGDVDGIAFVGYHAGAGMEGVLAHTYLANSITGVWVDGVRASEGLLNARVVAEYGVPVVLVTGDDVACEDALGYAPGALKVAVKDHVSRYAAVCRTPARTAADIRSAAEEAARLAVRHEPAREGPHTVELEFDAEHLSAAVTVVPGVGRTGERKVAYTSATMYEGIRTFKAVTTIASAAVEETYG